Proteins from a single region of Parambassis ranga chromosome 16, fParRan2.1, whole genome shotgun sequence:
- the ddc gene encoding aromatic-L-amino-acid decarboxylase isoform X2: MDAAEFRRRGKEMVDYVADYLENIEERPVYPDLEPGYLRSLIPTEAPVEPENYDDIMKDVERVIMPGVTHWHSPKFFAYFPTGSSYPAMLADMLCGAIGCIGFSWAASPACTELETVMLDWLGKMLHLPECFIAGTHGLGGGVIQGTASEATLMSLLAARCKAVRRVQNFAPEKSEHDILSKLVAYTSEQAHCSVERASLIGGVLMKKVPTDNRYTIRTEMLRKMVEEDKAAGLIPFYFCATLGTTPSCAFDPIAELGPICNEENIWMHIDAAYAGSAFICPEFRPLLNGVEFADSFNFNPHKWLLINFDCSTMWVRNRADLIGAFKMEPLYLKHENQESGLVTDYRHWQIPLGRRFRSLKLWFVFRMYGLNGLQAHIRKQVALAKEFESLVRADKRFEICADVVMGLVCFRLKGSNELNQNLLKRITKSREIHLVPCQLSGSFVLRFAICARTTESCHIQQAWRHITQLTFELLQEGNH, translated from the exons ATGGATGCAGCTGAGTTTCGCCGCAGAGGCAAAGAGATGGTAGACTATGTGGCTGACTATCTGGAAAACATAGAGGAGCGACCAGTCTACCCAGATTTGGAGCCAGGATACCTTCGTTCCTTAATCCCCACTGAGGCCCCAGTAGAGCCTGAGAATTATGATGACATCATGAAAGATGTGGAGAGGGTCATAATGCCAGGG GTCACCCACTGGCACAGCCCAAAGTTCTTTGCTTATTTTCCTACGGGCTCCTCTTACCCTGCCATGCTGGCTGACATGCTCTGTGGAGCCATTGGCTGTATTGGATTCTCCTGG GCTGCCAGCCCAGCCTGCACAGAACTGGAGACAGTGATGCTGGACTGGCTTGGGAAGATGCTTCACCTGCCTGAGTGTTTTATTGCTGGGACACATGGTCTTGGAGGAGGTGTTATCCAG GGCACAGCCAGTGAAGCCACCTTGATGTCCTTGCTTGCTGCCCGCTGTAAAGCAGTCAGACGAGTCCAGAATTTCGCCCCTGAAAAATCTGAACATGATATCCTCTCCAAACTGGTGGCATACACCTCTGAGCAA GCTCATTGCTCGGTTGAGCGTGCTTCTCTGATTGGAGGAGTTCTGATGAAAAAGGTTCCTACTGACAACCGCTACACCATCAGAACGGAAATGCTCAGGAAGATGGTGGAAGAAGACAAAGCAGCTGGACTTATCCCTTTTTAT ttctgtgcCACTCTTGGCACCACTCCTTCATGTGCTTTCGATCCCATCGCCGAGCTGGGGCCTATAT GTAATGAGGAAAATATATGGATGCACATTGATGCTGCGTATGCTGGGAGTGCATTTATCTGCCCTGAATTTAGACCCCTATTAAATGGCGTTGAG TTTGCAGACTCTTTCAACTTCAACCCACACAAATGGCTTTTAATCAACTTTGACTGCTCTACAATGTG ggtGAGAAACAGAGCGGACCTCATTGGAGCTTTTAAAATGGAACCTCTCTATCTGAAGCATGAGAACCAGGAATCAG GACTGGTTACTGATTACAGG CACTGGCAGATTCCACTGGGGAGAAGATTTCGCTCACTGAAGTTGTGGTTTGTCTTTCGCATGTATGGACTCAATGGCCTGCAAGCTCATATACGTAAG CAAGTGGCCTTGGCCAAAGAGTTTGAGAGTCTGGTGCGAGCAGACAAAAGGTTTGAGATCTGCGCCGATGTTGTCATGGGACTGGTCTGCTTCAGGCTCAAG GGATCCAATGAGCTGAACCAGAACTTGTTGAAAAGGATCACTAAAAGCAGAGAGATCCACCTGGTGCCTTGTCAGCTCTCTGGCAGCTTTGTCCTGCGCTTTGCCATCTGTGCACGCACTACTGAGTCATGTCACATCCAGCAAGCATGGCGGCACATCACACAGCTGACCTTTGAGCTTTTGCAGGAGGGCAATCATTGA
- the ddc gene encoding aromatic-L-amino-acid decarboxylase isoform X1: MSWRHIMDAAEFRRRGKEMVDYVADYLENIEERPVYPDLEPGYLRSLIPTEAPVEPENYDDIMKDVERVIMPGVTHWHSPKFFAYFPTGSSYPAMLADMLCGAIGCIGFSWAASPACTELETVMLDWLGKMLHLPECFIAGTHGLGGGVIQGTASEATLMSLLAARCKAVRRVQNFAPEKSEHDILSKLVAYTSEQAHCSVERASLIGGVLMKKVPTDNRYTIRTEMLRKMVEEDKAAGLIPFYFCATLGTTPSCAFDPIAELGPICNEENIWMHIDAAYAGSAFICPEFRPLLNGVEFADSFNFNPHKWLLINFDCSTMWVRNRADLIGAFKMEPLYLKHENQESGLVTDYRHWQIPLGRRFRSLKLWFVFRMYGLNGLQAHIRKQVALAKEFESLVRADKRFEICADVVMGLVCFRLKGSNELNQNLLKRITKSREIHLVPCQLSGSFVLRFAICARTTESCHIQQAWRHITQLTFELLQEGNH, encoded by the exons ATGAGTTGGCG TCATATCATGGATGCAGCTGAGTTTCGCCGCAGAGGCAAAGAGATGGTAGACTATGTGGCTGACTATCTGGAAAACATAGAGGAGCGACCAGTCTACCCAGATTTGGAGCCAGGATACCTTCGTTCCTTAATCCCCACTGAGGCCCCAGTAGAGCCTGAGAATTATGATGACATCATGAAAGATGTGGAGAGGGTCATAATGCCAGGG GTCACCCACTGGCACAGCCCAAAGTTCTTTGCTTATTTTCCTACGGGCTCCTCTTACCCTGCCATGCTGGCTGACATGCTCTGTGGAGCCATTGGCTGTATTGGATTCTCCTGG GCTGCCAGCCCAGCCTGCACAGAACTGGAGACAGTGATGCTGGACTGGCTTGGGAAGATGCTTCACCTGCCTGAGTGTTTTATTGCTGGGACACATGGTCTTGGAGGAGGTGTTATCCAG GGCACAGCCAGTGAAGCCACCTTGATGTCCTTGCTTGCTGCCCGCTGTAAAGCAGTCAGACGAGTCCAGAATTTCGCCCCTGAAAAATCTGAACATGATATCCTCTCCAAACTGGTGGCATACACCTCTGAGCAA GCTCATTGCTCGGTTGAGCGTGCTTCTCTGATTGGAGGAGTTCTGATGAAAAAGGTTCCTACTGACAACCGCTACACCATCAGAACGGAAATGCTCAGGAAGATGGTGGAAGAAGACAAAGCAGCTGGACTTATCCCTTTTTAT ttctgtgcCACTCTTGGCACCACTCCTTCATGTGCTTTCGATCCCATCGCCGAGCTGGGGCCTATAT GTAATGAGGAAAATATATGGATGCACATTGATGCTGCGTATGCTGGGAGTGCATTTATCTGCCCTGAATTTAGACCCCTATTAAATGGCGTTGAG TTTGCAGACTCTTTCAACTTCAACCCACACAAATGGCTTTTAATCAACTTTGACTGCTCTACAATGTG ggtGAGAAACAGAGCGGACCTCATTGGAGCTTTTAAAATGGAACCTCTCTATCTGAAGCATGAGAACCAGGAATCAG GACTGGTTACTGATTACAGG CACTGGCAGATTCCACTGGGGAGAAGATTTCGCTCACTGAAGTTGTGGTTTGTCTTTCGCATGTATGGACTCAATGGCCTGCAAGCTCATATACGTAAG CAAGTGGCCTTGGCCAAAGAGTTTGAGAGTCTGGTGCGAGCAGACAAAAGGTTTGAGATCTGCGCCGATGTTGTCATGGGACTGGTCTGCTTCAGGCTCAAG GGATCCAATGAGCTGAACCAGAACTTGTTGAAAAGGATCACTAAAAGCAGAGAGATCCACCTGGTGCCTTGTCAGCTCTCTGGCAGCTTTGTCCTGCGCTTTGCCATCTGTGCACGCACTACTGAGTCATGTCACATCCAGCAAGCATGGCGGCACATCACACAGCTGACCTTTGAGCTTTTGCAGGAGGGCAATCATTGA
- the LOC114448034 gene encoding growth factor receptor-bound protein 10-like isoform X4 codes for MPSCSPDCCLLRAVEIVKIFSEDGMGKVVEIPADMTARDLCQLLVYKSHCVDDNSWALVEHHPLLGIERYLEDHERVVQVQASMSSDGRFLFRKNYAKYEFFRNPVTFFPEHMVAWCQETNHTIPPSQLLQSFLSPNSCSEIQGHLFMKEVGRKSWKKVYMFLRRSGLYCSTKGTSKEPRHLQLLADFEDSNIFTVITGKKHGAPTDYEFCIKPSKGRGELKDLRMLCAEDEQSRTCWMTAFRLFKYGILLYQNYKIPQQRKTLLSHFSAPVRSVSENSLVAMDFSGRTGRVIDNPVEAQSAAMEEGHAWRKRSQRMNILGSHSPLHHSSLSSVIHITQLWFHGRITREESHRIIHQQGQVDGLFLLRVSQSNPKAFVLTLCHHQKIKHFQILPCEEDGQVFFSLDDGATKFTDLIQLVEFYQLNRGVLPCKLKHPCTVVAL; via the exons ATGCCTTCGTGTTCCCCGGACTGCTGCCTATTGCGGGCCGTGGAG ATAGTGAAAATCTTCAGTGAAGACGGCATGGGCAAAGTTGTGGAGATCCCAGCCGACATGACAGCCAGGGACCTGTGCCAGCTCCTGGTTTATAAAAGCCATTGTGTAGATGACAACAGTTGGGCACTTGTTGAACACCACCCGCTGCTAGGGATAG AGCGTTATTTAGAAGACCATGAGCGGGTGGTTCAGGTCCAGGCTTCAATGAGCAGTGATGGGAGATTTCTCTTCAGGAAGAACTATGCCAAATATGAATTCTTCAGAAACCCTGTG ACATTTTTCCCAGAGCACATGGTTGCGTGGTGCCAGGAAACCAATCATACAATTCCACCATCTCAGCTCCTTCAG AGCTTCCTATCACCCAATAGCTGTTCAGAAATCCAGGGTCATCTGTTTATGAAGGAGGTGGGAAGAAAGTCATGGAAGAAAGTTTACATGTTCCTGCGGCGCTCAGGACTCTACTGCTCTACAAAAGGAACCTCAAAG GAGCCCAGACATCTACAGTTACTAGCAGACTTCGAAGACAGCAACATCTTTACTGTCATCACAGGCAAAAAGCACGGTGCACCCACGGACTACGAGTTCTGCATCAAG CCCAGTAAAGGCAGAGGGGAACTGAAGGATTTGAGAATGCTTTGCGCTGAGGATGAGCAGAGCAGAACCTGTTGGATGACTGCCTTTCGACTTTTTAAG TATGGGATTTTATTGTACCAGAATTATAAAATTCCTCAACAAAGAAAAACCTTGCTTTCACACTTTTCAGCTCCTGTG CGGAGCGTATCAGAGAACTCCCTGGTGGCGATGGATTTCTCAGGGAGGACAGGCAGGGTTATTGACAACCCAGTAGAAGCACAGAGTGCTGCGATGGAGGAGGGACATGCGTGGAGG AAGAGGAGTCAACGAATGAACATATTAGGTTCCCACAGTCCACTTCACCACTCCTCCCTAAGCTCAG TCATTCACATAACTCAGCTGTGGTTCCATGGCAGAATAACCAGAGAAGAATCACATCGCATTATCCATCAGCAAGGACAAGTAGATGG GCTGTTTCTGCTGAGAGTCAGTCAGAGTAACCCCAAGGCATTTGTGCTCACATTGTGCCATCACCAGAAAATCAAACATTTCCAGATACTACCG TGTGAAGAGGATGGCCAAGTCTTCTTCAGCCTTGATGACGGCGCCACCAAATTCACTGACCTGATTCAGCTGGTGGAGTTCTACCAGCTCAACAGAGGAGTGCTGCCTTGTAAACTCAAACACCCGTGCACCGTCGTGGCCTTATGA